The following coding sequences lie in one Spinacia oleracea cultivar Varoflay chromosome 1, BTI_SOV_V1, whole genome shotgun sequence genomic window:
- the LOC130465781 gene encoding ubiquitin-like-specific protease 1 translates to MKTMMLGLKEGEHVKVHCTKRTFNMEKDFEISVTVEDTDQLLSGAWLNISIIQVFATALSELCFHDDCHPNSIGFMCPEMISATMLKSDADRILLYITRSMSALSSKTFILCPYYEKSHWMLLVLCLSKREVYIFDSQQKKRNLMIKEPLNNAFRSYKRLGGQSKGTKLTWIPAQCAQQPGSLDCGYYVMRFMYDIIMNHGNSQDLTKDFSRTLPYSPEEINEVKDFWADYFMNNVEFLA, encoded by the exons atgaaaactatgatgttgggattaaaagaaggggagcacgttaaggtacattgcactaaaaggacattcaatatggaaaaggactttgaaattagtgtcaccgttgaagacaccgatcaacttctctcgggagcatggctcaatatatcaataatacaagtttttgctac ggctttgagtgagttgtgttttcacgatgattgtcaccccaatagtattggattcatgtgcccggagatgatctcggccaccatgttaaagtccgatgcagatcgaattctattgtacatcacgaggtccatgagtgcacttagttctaagacattcatcttatgtccatactacgaaaa gagtcactggatgcttttagttctttgcttgtctaaacgtgaggtctacatatttgattctcaacagaagaagagaaatttgatgattaaggagccactaaacaa tgcttttcggagttacaagagactaggtggacaatctaagggaactaaattaacatggattccagcacag tgtgctcaacaaccgggatcactagattgtggctactacgtcatgcgttttatgtacgacataataatgaatcatggtaatagtcaagatcttactaag gatttttcaagaacattgccctattcaccggaggagattaatgaggtgaaagatttttgggcagattacttcatgaacaatgtcgaatttttagcttaa